A part of Gramella sp. MAR_2010_147 genomic DNA contains:
- a CDS encoding MBL fold metallo-hydrolase: protein MDVTFLGTGTSQGIPIIGSEHPVCLSTDSKDKRLRVSILITWNDLNILIDCGPDFRQQMLANNVKKLDAIFYTHEHNDHTAGLDDIRPFFFRQGDIPVYAHKRVLSALRKRFDYIFATENKYPGAPGVIENIIENKPFNFHGLTVTPVEFMHNRLQVFGFRMEDFAYLTDLKSIEEKEVEKLSDLKVLVVSALRIEPHHSHFNLEEALEFIEKVKPEQAYLTHISHMLGFHEEVEKTLPKNVHLAFDNLKITV, encoded by the coding sequence TTGGACGTAACATTTTTAGGAACAGGAACATCACAGGGGATTCCAATTATTGGAAGTGAACATCCGGTATGCCTTAGTACAGACTCCAAAGACAAGAGGTTAAGGGTGTCTATTCTTATTACCTGGAACGATCTTAATATTCTTATAGATTGTGGCCCAGACTTCAGGCAGCAAATGCTTGCCAATAATGTTAAGAAACTCGATGCAATTTTCTATACACACGAGCATAATGACCATACCGCAGGCCTTGACGATATAAGACCTTTTTTTTTCAGACAGGGTGATATTCCCGTATATGCTCATAAAAGAGTATTAAGTGCACTTAGAAAACGCTTTGATTATATCTTTGCTACTGAAAATAAGTATCCAGGAGCACCCGGTGTCATTGAAAATATTATAGAGAATAAACCTTTCAATTTTCATGGTTTAACTGTAACCCCGGTTGAATTTATGCATAATAGATTACAGGTATTTGGGTTCAGGATGGAAGATTTTGCTTATTTAACAGATCTTAAATCTATTGAAGAAAAAGAAGTTGAGAAGTTGAGTGATCTAAAAGTTCTGGTAGTGAGCGCGCTGAGAATTGAGCCTCATCATTCTCATTTTAATCTAGAGGAAGCATTAGAATTTATTGAAAAAGTTAAGCCAGAACAGGCTTATCTAACACATATAAGCCATATGTTGGGGTTTCATGAAGAAGTGGAGAAAACCCTTCCAAAAAACGTTCATCTGGCTTTTGATAATTTAAAAATCACGGTTTAG
- a CDS encoding alpha/beta fold hydrolase — protein MTTEFSLQHIIRKPKKELSKAPVLILLHGYGSDENDLFSFAEELPEDLFIISAKAPYTMQPYGNAWYAIHWDNNDGKFSDDVQAITSRDTIRDFIDEVIEKYPVDPDNINLLGFSQGSILSYAVALSYPQKIRNVIALSGYVNKGIISKGFEDNDFSNLSFYCSHGSVDQVIPVDWARKTKPFLDELDIENSYSEFPVGHGVAPQNFFEFKDWLIKRI, from the coding sequence ATGACTACAGAATTTTCACTGCAACATATTATTAGAAAACCTAAAAAAGAGCTTTCAAAAGCTCCGGTTTTAATACTTCTTCATGGGTACGGAAGCGATGAAAACGACCTTTTTTCTTTTGCTGAAGAATTACCGGAAGACTTGTTTATCATTTCAGCCAAAGCCCCGTACACCATGCAACCCTACGGAAACGCCTGGTATGCTATTCATTGGGATAATAACGATGGTAAATTTAGTGATGATGTACAGGCCATCACCTCCCGCGACACTATACGTGATTTTATTGACGAAGTGATAGAGAAATATCCGGTAGATCCAGATAATATCAATCTTCTTGGGTTTAGTCAGGGAAGTATCTTGAGCTATGCCGTAGCCCTTTCCTATCCTCAAAAAATCAGGAATGTAATCGCTTTAAGCGGGTATGTAAATAAAGGAATTATATCGAAAGGATTTGAAGACAATGATTTTTCAAATTTGAGTTTTTATTGCTCCCACGGATCTGTAGACCAGGTAATTCCTGTAGATTGGGCTAGAAAGACCAAACCCTTTTTAGATGAACTTGATATTGAAAACTCCTATTCAGAATTTCCCGTGGGACATGGAGTAGCTCCTCAAAACTTCTTTGAATTTAAAGACTGGCTAATAAAGCGAATTTAA